Sequence from the Clostridium botulinum genome:
AGTAGGCCTTGTACAAGGTAGAATGATTGATATGATTTTTGCAGCTGATATCGCTGAAAAAGCTGTTGGAGTTACAGTTGAAGATATTAGAGGAAATTGTCCTCAACACATGATATTAATTGGAATTTTTGGAGATACAGCATCAGTTGAATCTGCAGTTAAAGAAATTAAACTTAAGATGGAAGAAGGCAAGAGTTTATGATAATAGCAAAATTAATTGATAATGTATGGGCAACCAGAAAGACAGAATTACTTAATGGTTTTAAGTTTATGTTAGCTGAAGAAATTGGCGGAAGCAGGCAAGGTAGAAGGCTAGTAGTAGTAGATATTATTAGTGCAGGAATAGGTGATAGAGTCATTATTTGTACAGGAGCTTCAGCACGAAGAATGTTAGGAAGCGATGATGTTCCAGTAGATGCGGTTGTTGTTGGAATAATTGATGAAGATTGCAATTTTGTATAGATTCAGGAGGTATTAATATGAGTCTTTTAGATATGGTAAAAGATGCTGGTGTTATAGGTGCTGGTGGAGCAGGATTTCCAACACATGCGAAACTTGCATCAAAAGCTGAATATACACTTCTTAATGGAGCTGAATGTGAACCACTTTTAAGAGTTGACCAACAGTTAATGGAATTATTTCCAGATGAAATTATAAAAGGGTTTGAAACTGCAAGAAGTATAGTAGATGCTAATAAAGGTATTATAGGAATCAAAGGAAAGCATAAAGAAGTAATATCTATTTTAAGAAATAGAATTAATGAATTACATGTAGGAGATTTGATAGAAGTAAAAGAACTTCCAGATATTTATCCTGCAGGAGATGAACAAGTTCTTGTTTATGAATTAACAGGAAGAGTTGTACCAGAAGCTGGTATACCAATTCAAGTTGGATGTGTAGTAGTAAATAGTGAAACAGCATTAAACATTTATAATGCTTCTATGGGAAAATCAGTTACTGAAAAATACATTACCATTGCAGGGGATATACCAAATAGAAAGACTGTAAAAGTTCCAGTAGGAATTCCTATTATAGATGTGTTAAAACTTAGTGGAATCGAAAATTTTGATGATTATTCAGTCATTGATGGTGGACCTATGATGGGTCCAGTTATGAAAAATCTAGATGGGTATGTTACAAAGAAAAATAAAGGATTTGTAATATTAAAAAATGATCATCCGCTGATTCGTAAAAAATCTGTTACCATGAATCAAGCAAAAAAAATAAATAAATCTTCTTGTGAGCAATGTCGTATGTGTACAGATATGTGTCCACGTTTTCTACTTGGACATAATACACAACCACACAAGATGATGAGAGCTATGTCTTACAATTTGGATAATATTGAAGGGCAAAAAATTGCACAACTATGTTGTCAGTGTAATTTATGTGAGCTATTTTCATGTCCAGCAGGATTATACCCTAAATCATCAAATCTATATTTTAAACAAAAGCTAGCAGAACAAAATATTAGATATAAGCCAGTTCAAGATAAGTTTGAAGCGAGACAAGCTAGAGAGTATCGTTTAGTGCCAAGTAAGAGACTTATAGCAAGACTTGGTTTACGGGATTTTGATAAACCAGCTCCTATGATAGATGGTTTAGTAGATTCTGAAATTGTATATATTGCAATGCAACAACATGTAGGTGCACCTTCAATTGCTTGTGTACATCTAGGACAACATGTTGAGAATGGTGAAGTAATTGGTAAAATTCCAGAAGGTAGTTTAGGTGCTTCAATTCATGCAAGTATTTCAGGAACTGTAATTAAAAATGAAGATGGTTTTGTAGCCATAAGGAGGGATTAATATGGCCAATGCAATAGGAATGGTTGAATTTATAAGTATTTCACGTGGTATTTATGCAACAGATCAAATGTTAAAGACTTCTGATGTTGAAATAGTTACAGCGAACTCTGTTTGTCCAGGTAAATATATTGCTATAGTCAATGGTGATGTGGCGGCTGTTAAAGAATCAGTAAGTGTAGGTGAAAAAATAGCAGGAGAATTTTGGGTTGATTCTATTATTATACCTAATGTTAATCCTTTAGTTTTTCCAGCAATTACTGGTGCAACAATGCCTGATAGTATACAGGCATTAGGAATTATGGAGTCTTTCTCTTTAGCAACCATGGTTATAGCTGCTGATGCTATTTTAAAGGCTGCTAATTTAGAACCATTAGATTTAAGACTTGGAACTGGATTAGGAGGAAAATCATTCTTTACTTTTACCGGTGATGTAGCTGCAGTTGAAGCTGGTATTGATGCAGGAAAGTCTATTGCAGAAGAAAAAGGTTTATTAGTTAATGCTGAGGTTATACCATCTCCGTCTGATAGATTATTACAGTCTTTACTTTAAATAAGTTTTAGATTTAATAACTATCTAAAAGTACTATTAATGAAAGGATGTGAGGATATGAAAAAATTGATTTGTATAAAAGATATTGAAGCCTTGATAAAACAAGGTGAAACTAAATTCTATGTTGATGATAATGTGATTATAACACCGTCAGCTAAGGATTTAGCAAAAGCTAATGGTATAGTATTTTCTACAGAAGTACCTAAGTGTGAAGTACAACATTCTGAAATTCCAAAAGTTTGTGCCGATGGAATGGACAGTGAAATGCTTCTAAGTTTCTTTAAATCTATGATGGAAAAGGGGCTCTTGCAGGAAATGCTTAATTGTTTAAAAAAAGATAAGGATATGCCATATGTTTCAGAATGTGATTCTGGTGGATTGAAAGTTGTTAGAGGCAATACAGTTAAAATGGATGTATTTGATACAGGAAATCCAAATGCAAAAGCTTATTATCAAGAATTGGTTAGTAAAAATGAATCTAAAATGAGTGCTGGATTTTTAGTAA
This genomic interval carries:
- a CDS encoding 4Fe-4S dicluster domain-containing protein, which encodes MSLLDMVKDAGVIGAGGAGFPTHAKLASKAEYTLLNGAECEPLLRVDQQLMELFPDEIIKGFETARSIVDANKGIIGIKGKHKEVISILRNRINELHVGDLIEVKELPDIYPAGDEQVLVYELTGRVVPEAGIPIQVGCVVVNSETALNIYNASMGKSVTEKYITIAGDIPNRKTVKVPVGIPIIDVLKLSGIENFDDYSVIDGGPMMGPVMKNLDGYVTKKNKGFVILKNDHPLIRKKSVTMNQAKKINKSSCEQCRMCTDMCPRFLLGHNTQPHKMMRAMSYNLDNIEGQKIAQLCCQCNLCELFSCPAGLYPKSSNLYFKQKLAEQNIRYKPVQDKFEARQAREYRLVPSKRLIARLGLRDFDKPAPMIDGLVDSEIVYIAMQQHVGAPSIACVHLGQHVENGEVIGKIPEGSLGASIHASISGTVIKNEDGFVAIRRD
- a CDS encoding BMC domain-containing protein: MDFRIIKSPSESTIDILRRRMGVNCKTDLNDIDAVGLVQGRMIDMIFAADIAEKAVGVTVEDIRGNCPQHMILIGIFGDTASVESAVKEIKLKMEEGKSL
- a CDS encoding EutN/CcmL family microcompartment protein, whose translation is MIIAKLIDNVWATRKTELLNGFKFMLAEEIGGSRQGRRLVVVDIISAGIGDRVIICTGASARRMLGSDDVPVDAVVVGIIDEDCNFV
- a CDS encoding cupin domain-containing protein, which codes for MKKLICIKDIEALIKQGETKFYVDDNVIITPSAKDLAKANGIVFSTEVPKCEVQHSEIPKVCADGMDSEMLLSFFKSMMEKGLLQEMLNCLKKDKDMPYVSECDSGGLKVVRGNTVKMDVFDTGNPNAKAYYQELVSKNESKMSAGFLVIENSKFDWELTYEEIDYVIEGTLTIEINGKTFTAYPGDVLFVPSGSKVVWGSPDKARVFYSTYPANWADLL
- a CDS encoding BMC domain-containing protein codes for the protein MANAIGMVEFISISRGIYATDQMLKTSDVEIVTANSVCPGKYIAIVNGDVAAVKESVSVGEKIAGEFWVDSIIIPNVNPLVFPAITGATMPDSIQALGIMESFSLATMVIAADAILKAANLEPLDLRLGTGLGGKSFFTFTGDVAAVEAGIDAGKSIAEEKGLLVNAEVIPSPSDRLLQSLL